Proteins encoded by one window of Esox lucius isolate fEsoLuc1 chromosome 4, fEsoLuc1.pri, whole genome shotgun sequence:
- the LOC105029090 gene encoding gastrotropin, producing the protein MAFSGKYELDCQENYEEFLEALGFSNAKTDFKVITEVIQEGDNFTWSQIIPNWTWSNKFTIGKECELEDMKRSKFMATATMEEGKISVPFPQYHFTAEISGEKLIITCTIPGEKGVTMKRINKRI; encoded by the exons ATGGCATTCTCCGGGAAGTACGAGCTTGATTGTCAGGAGAACTACGAAGAGTTTCTGGAGGCACTGG GGTTTTCCAATGCCAAAACTGACTTCAAGGTGATTACAGAGGTGATTCAGGAGGGGGATAATTTCACCTGGTCTCAGATTATTCCTAACTGGACCTGGTctaacaaattcaccattggaAAGGAGTGTGAGCTAGAGGACATGAAAAGATCCAAATTCATG GCCACCGCTACCATGGAAGAAGGCAAGATATCTGTTCCATTCCCTCAGTACCATTTCACTGCTGAGATCTCTGGGGAAAAGCTCATTATT ACCTGTACAATCCCTGGAGAGAAGGGTGTGACCATGAAGAGAATCAATAAGAGGATCTGA
- the LOC105029092 gene encoding octopamine receptor beta-2R-like: protein MFLASNRSTTDNCVNLSAPGGHSESTSGTLQSTTVKVCVVCILLPIPVLAILGNILIWASVVRFRSLQTPTNSFIVSLATADFLVAVLVMPFSLVGSVGTWCFGQNFCVAHFLLDLTLCTTSIFNLSCVALDRYVAVCDPLHYPARMSTRRVTLLLFLSWLIPLLVSSLCVSLGTYSLNAPSGHRGARQESQTCVAQFHTPYAVAVSTVCFFIPVLFMLFAYGKIFMAAQRQARWIHAIENQVRQLHTAQNPSRDDPNQPHPARRVGARVGGFSIRKEKKAARTLGLIMGVFLLCWLPHFSVNIAFSLWGTRISPVVLDAFMWLGYANSSLNPFIYASFNKDFRHAFAAILGFRILGRRIRGCLVATQEVSRRVQTGVTMETISK from the coding sequence ATGTTCCTCGCGTCCAACCGTTCCACCACAGACAACTGCGTGAACCTCAGCGCTCCCGGAGGTCACAGCGAGAGCACCTCGGGGACGCTCCAGAGCACCACCGTCAAAGTGTGTGTGGTCTGCATCCTCCTCCCCATTCCGGTGTTGGCCATACTGGGCAACATCCTCATCTGGGCCTCCGTTGTACGTTTCCGCAGCCTGCAGACGCCCACCAACTCCTTCATCGTGTCCTTAGCAACCGCTGATTTCCTGGTCGCCGTGCTGGTCATGCCGTTCAGCCTGGTGGGTTCCGTGGGCACCTGGTGCTTCGGACAGAATTTCTGCGTGGCCCACTTCCTGTTGGACTTGACACTGTGCACCACGTCCATTTTCAACCTCAGCTGTGTGGCGCTGGATCGGTACGTGGCGGTGTGTGACCCGCTGCACTACCCCGCCAGAATGTCAACCAGGCGGGTCaccctgctcctcttcctctcctggcTGATCCCCCTTCTTGTCTCCTCACTCTGTGTCTCCCTGGGCACGTACTCCCTCAATGCTCCTTCAGGGCATCGGGGAGCCCGGCAGGAGAGCCAGACCTGCGTGGCCCAGTTCCATACCCCGTACGCCGTGGCGGTCTCCACGGTGTGTTTCTTTATCCCTGTCCTGTTCATGCTGTTTGCTTATGGGAAGATTTTTATGGCGGCTCAACGGCAGGCGAGGTGGATTCACGCCATAGAGAACCAGGTCAGGCAGCTCCACACGGCTCAGAACCCGAGCAGGGATGACCCAAACCAGCCACACCCAGCCAGGAGGGTCGGGGCAAGGGTGGGGGGCTTCTCCATTAGGAAGGAGAAGAAGGCTGCTAGGACCCTAGGTTTGATAATGGGGGTGTTCCTACTGTGCTGGCTTCCCCACTTCAGTGTCAACATAGCCTTTTCTCTATGGGGGACCAGGATCAGCCCTGTAGTGCTGGATGCCTTCATGTGGCTGGGCTATGCTAACTCATCTCTCAACCCTTTTATTTATGCATCTTTCAATAAAGACTTTCGTCATGCCTTTGCAGCCATCTTGGGTTTTAGGATTCTTGGTAGACGGATCAGGGGCTGTTTGGTGGCTACTCAGGAGGTCAGTAGGCGGGTACAGACTGGAGTTACCATGGAAACTATCTCAAAATGA